CTCCACCAAAAAATCAATAAATGCCCGAGAAGAACGCGCTAAATGTTTAGATGGTGGATAGAGAGCATATAAGCCCAGTGCTGGGATTTCATACTCACTGAGTACAGAAATCAAATCGCCGTTGGCAATATCATCTTGTGCAACAAACGAGGGCAACTTAGTTATCCCAAGCCCTTGTTTGGCAGCGAGCTGGCAGGCCGATGCATTGGAAAAGCGTAGCCTCCCTGCCACTGGCCAGTATTCCACTTTTCCCTCAGCATTACGAAAGGTCCAGTGATTAGGATCGCGAAAGTTTGAATCGATCACGAGCTGATGGTCATTAAGTTCATGCCAGTGGGTTGGTGTGCCGAACTCCGCCAAATAAGCAGGGCTTGCTACCGTCCAAACATGAATGTCACACAGTTTGCGTGCAATAAGGCTACTGTCGTTTAAGTGACCGATTCTAAGCGCGAGATCGTACCCTTCATCGACAATATTCACTGCCCTATCTTCATATTTAACATCTAACTGAATTCGTGGAAATTGCTTTGCAAACTCCATAAGAACCGGAGTTAATAATGTTTCGCCAAATGTGACCGGTACTGAGATGCGTACTCGTCCCGCGGGATC
This DNA window, taken from Vibrio nitrifigilis, encodes the following:
- a CDS encoding LysR family transcriptional regulator encodes the protein MERIDCDRMFVAVMELGSFTKAAERMGTSSGQASKLISRLEQVLGVQLLKRSTRSLVATDVGRGYYEGIKAILDDFDALDDSIRNAAHDPAGRVRISVPVTFGETLLTPVLMEFAKQFPRIQLDVKYEDRAVNIVDEGYDLALRIGHLNDSSLIARKLCDIHVWTVASPAYLAEFGTPTHWHELNDHQLVIDSNFRDPNHWTFRNAEGKVEYWPVAGRLRFSNASACQLAAKQGLGITKLPSFVAQDDIANGDLISVLSEYEIPALGLYALYPPSKHLARSSRAFIDFLVEKFRS